The Labrus mixtus chromosome 16, fLabMix1.1, whole genome shotgun sequence genome window below encodes:
- the cart4 gene encoding cocaine- and amphetamine-regulated transcript 4 — translation MESIRAVVYLSVCLSVMTSLCQSQRSADNRLPSAPDELLMGLTTKDLAEALQGFLDEADSSVGLSVEKKASVIPRCDVGERCAMKHGPRIGRLCDCLRGTACNTFFLRCY, via the exons ATGGAGAGCATACGAGCCGTGGTGTacctgtccgtctgtctgtccgtgatgacatcactctgtCAGAGTCAGAGGTCAGCTGACAACCGTCTGCCGTCTGCACCCGACGAGCTGCTCATGGGACTCACAACCAAAGATCTG gctGAAGCTCTGCAGGGTTTCCTGGATGAAGCTGACAGCAGTGTCGGTCTCTCTGTGGAGAAGAAAGCCAGCGTCATCCCTCGG tgtgacGTGGGCGAGCGCTGTGCGATGAAACACGGACCCCGGATTGGTcgactgtgtgactgtctgagAGGAACGGCCTGCAACACCTTCTTCCTGCGATgctactga